In Prionailurus viverrinus isolate Anna chromosome C2, UM_Priviv_1.0, whole genome shotgun sequence, one DNA window encodes the following:
- the RTP2 gene encoding receptor-transporting protein 2, producing MCTTSLTTCEWKKVFYEKMEVAKPADSWELIMDPNLKLNELAPGWKQYLEQHASGRFHCSWCWHTWQSTHVVILFHMYLDREQRAGSVRMRVFKQLCHECGTARLDESSMLEENIESLVDNLITSLREQCYEEDGGQYRIHVASRPDAGPHRPEFCEACQEGVVHWKPSEKLLEEEATTCTFSGASKPSAQEGSGYSFFSLRWCLFGAALCLLIVSLQFSFRSSAFL from the exons ATGTGTACCACCAGCCTGACCACTTGCGAGTGGAAGAAAGTCTTCTATGAGAAGATGGAGGTGGCCAAGCCGGCCGACAGCTGGGAACTCATCATGGATCCCAACCTCAAGCTCAACGAGCTGGCCCCTGGCTGGAAGCAGTACCTGGAACAGCATGCCTCGGGCAG gTTCCACTGCTCCTGGTGCTGGCACACCTGGCAGTCGACCCACGTGGTCATCCTCTTCCACATGTACCTGGACCGCGAGCAGCGGGCGGGCTCGGTGCGCATGCGCGTCTTCAAGCAGCTGTGCCACGAGTGCGGCACGGCGCGGCTGGACGAGTCGAGCATGCTGGAGGAGAACATCGAGAGCCTGGTGGACAACCTCATCACCAGCCTGCGCGAGCAGTGCTACGAGGAAGACGGCGGCCAGTACCGCATCCACGTGGCCAGCCGCCCGGACGCGGGTCCGCACCGCCCCGAGTTCTGCGAGGCCTGCCAGGAGGGCGTCGTGCACTGGAAGCCCAGCGAGAAGCTGCTGGAGGAGGAGGCCACCACCTGCACCTTCTCAGGGGCCTCCAAGCCAAGCGCCCAGGAGGGTTCCGGCTACAGCTTCTTCTCCCTTCGCTGGTGCCTCTTCGGGGCCGCCCTCTGCCTGCTCATTGTCTCCCTGCAGTTCTCCTTCCGCAGCTCTGCCTTCCTTTAG